The following coding sequences lie in one Arachis stenosperma cultivar V10309 chromosome 5, arast.V10309.gnm1.PFL2, whole genome shotgun sequence genomic window:
- the LOC130982726 gene encoding probable folate-biopterin transporter 8, chloroplastic isoform X1, giving the protein MIYPAISSLSPPFMAFLPKLNKLQRKTSLRTPYSRRIVCFQSQNQNQNPNAIDKPMLLMKKKKRKTVENEKENGNGNGGPSAPSSEVRRRGMLLLCGVGYWVQGFRCFPWLALNFHMANSLNLNPSTLQLVQYSANLPMLAKPLYGIISDAIYIGGAHRIPYVSLGVLLQVISWGLLASGPAAREVLLNLIACALLSNLGASITEVAKDALVAEYGMKQKICGLQSYAFMALAGGGIVGNLIGGFFLQKMPPRIMFIIFSSLLSLQLAISLSTREESLGIELSDRNLTMKCIAEDIRKQAYDLIMAISDVSILHPLIWIVGSIAMVPMLSGSIFCYQTQCLKLDPMIIGLSRVTGQMMLLSATVLYNRKWKKVAMRKLIGLVQILYASSLLLDLILVKQINVKLGISNEAFTFCFSGLAEILAQFKLLPFSVLFATLCPKGCEGSLTSFLASALCLSSIVSGFLGIGLASLLGITSGDFSGLTTGILLQFVAALVPLRWIHCIPMSQPVVKKQRRGMSRKARRNRRVGKVVLSSIYAYRRERGRETWK; this is encoded by the exons ATGATTTACCCTGCAATTTCCTCTCTAAGCCCACCATTTATGGCGTTTTTGCCAAAGTTGAATAAACTGCAGCGAAAAACTTCTTTACGGACGCCATACTCAAGACGAATCGTTTGCTTCCAAAgccaaaaccaaaaccaaaacccCAATGCAATTGATAAACCTATGTtattgatgaagaagaagaagcggaAGACGGTGgaaaatgagaaagaaaatgGTAATGGTAATGGTGGTCCTTCTGCTCCTTCTTCGGAAGTTAGAAGGAGAGGAATGTTGTTATTGTGTGGTGTTGGTTATTGGGTTCAAGGTTTCAGGTGCTTTCCATGGCTTGCTCTTAATTTCCACATGGCTAACAGCCTCAACTTGAATCCCTCAACGTTGCAACTTGTGCAGTATTCTGCTAATCTCCCAATGCTCGCTAAGCCCCTTTATGGAATCATTTCTGATGCCATCTACATTGGTGGCGCTCACAGGATTCCCTATGTTTCTCTTGGAG TACTTTTGCAGGTCATCTCTTGGGGTCTTCTGGCATCAGGCCCTGCAGCACGGGAAGTGCTTCTAAACTTGATTGCATGCGCGCTTCTCAGTAATTTAGGTGCATCCATTACAGAAGTAGCAAAGGATGCACTTGTGGCAGAATACGGAATGAAGCAAAAAATATGCGGCCTACAGTCATATGCATTCATGGCCTTAGCTGGAGGTGGAATTGTAGGCAACTTGATTGGTGGTTTCTTCTTACAGAAGATGCCTCCCAGAATTATGTTCATCATATTTTCTTCTCTATTGTCATTACAACTAGCAATTTCTTTATCCACAAGAGAGGAGTCTCTAGGCATAGAACTTTCAGATCGAAATCTTACTATGAAGTGCATTGCAGAGGATATAAGAAAACAAGCATATGATCTCATCATGGCTATTAGTGACGTAAGCATCTTGCATCCACTTATATGGATTGTTGGATCAATTGCCATGGTACCTATGCTTTCAGGCTCTATCTTTTGCTATCAAACACAGTGTTTAAAACTTGATCCTATGATAATTGGGCTATCAAGAGTGACTGGCCAGATGATGCTTCTTTCAGCTACTGTGCTCTATAACCGTAAATGGAAGAAAGTAGCAATGAGAAAACTGATAGGCTTGGTGCAGATTTTATATGCTTCATCCCTACTTCTTGATCTCATTTTAGTGAAGCAGATAAATGTAAAATTGGGAATTTCCAATGAGGCGTTCACTTTTTGTTTCTCTGGTTTGGCCGAAATTTTGGCACAGTTTAAGCTCCTTCCATTTTCAGTGTTATTTGCAACTTTATGTCCCAAGGGTTGTGAAGGATCTCTCACCTCTTTCCTTGCATCAGCTTTGTGTCTATCATCAATAGTTAGTGGGTTCTTGGGTATTGGGTTGGCATCTCTCCTTGGCATTACGTCGGGTGATTTCTCAGGCTTGACTACTGGAATTCTTCTACAGTTTGTCGCAGCTTTAGTACCTTTAAGATGGATTCACTGTATACCGATGTCACAGCCTGTTGTCAAGAAGCAAAGGAGAGGTATGAGCCGAAAAGCTCGGAGAAACAGAAGAGTTGGAAAGGTTGTTCTCAGTTCTATTTACGCATACCGGAGGGAAAGAGGACGAGAGACATGGAAGTAA
- the LOC130982726 gene encoding probable folate-biopterin transporter 9, chloroplastic isoform X2, whose amino-acid sequence MLLMKKKKRKTVENEKENGNGNGGPSAPSSEVRRRGMLLLCGVGYWVQGFRCFPWLALNFHMANSLNLNPSTLQLVQYSANLPMLAKPLYGIISDAIYIGGAHRIPYVSLGVLLQVISWGLLASGPAAREVLLNLIACALLSNLGASITEVAKDALVAEYGMKQKICGLQSYAFMALAGGGIVGNLIGGFFLQKMPPRIMFIIFSSLLSLQLAISLSTREESLGIELSDRNLTMKCIAEDIRKQAYDLIMAISDVSILHPLIWIVGSIAMVPMLSGSIFCYQTQCLKLDPMIIGLSRVTGQMMLLSATVLYNRKWKKVAMRKLIGLVQILYASSLLLDLILVKQINVKLGISNEAFTFCFSGLAEILAQFKLLPFSVLFATLCPKGCEGSLTSFLASALCLSSIVSGFLGIGLASLLGITSGDFSGLTTGILLQFVAALVPLRWIHCIPMSQPVVKKQRRGMSRKARRNRRVGKVVLSSIYAYRRERGRETWK is encoded by the exons ATGTtattgatgaagaagaagaagcggaAGACGGTGgaaaatgagaaagaaaatgGTAATGGTAATGGTGGTCCTTCTGCTCCTTCTTCGGAAGTTAGAAGGAGAGGAATGTTGTTATTGTGTGGTGTTGGTTATTGGGTTCAAGGTTTCAGGTGCTTTCCATGGCTTGCTCTTAATTTCCACATGGCTAACAGCCTCAACTTGAATCCCTCAACGTTGCAACTTGTGCAGTATTCTGCTAATCTCCCAATGCTCGCTAAGCCCCTTTATGGAATCATTTCTGATGCCATCTACATTGGTGGCGCTCACAGGATTCCCTATGTTTCTCTTGGAG TACTTTTGCAGGTCATCTCTTGGGGTCTTCTGGCATCAGGCCCTGCAGCACGGGAAGTGCTTCTAAACTTGATTGCATGCGCGCTTCTCAGTAATTTAGGTGCATCCATTACAGAAGTAGCAAAGGATGCACTTGTGGCAGAATACGGAATGAAGCAAAAAATATGCGGCCTACAGTCATATGCATTCATGGCCTTAGCTGGAGGTGGAATTGTAGGCAACTTGATTGGTGGTTTCTTCTTACAGAAGATGCCTCCCAGAATTATGTTCATCATATTTTCTTCTCTATTGTCATTACAACTAGCAATTTCTTTATCCACAAGAGAGGAGTCTCTAGGCATAGAACTTTCAGATCGAAATCTTACTATGAAGTGCATTGCAGAGGATATAAGAAAACAAGCATATGATCTCATCATGGCTATTAGTGACGTAAGCATCTTGCATCCACTTATATGGATTGTTGGATCAATTGCCATGGTACCTATGCTTTCAGGCTCTATCTTTTGCTATCAAACACAGTGTTTAAAACTTGATCCTATGATAATTGGGCTATCAAGAGTGACTGGCCAGATGATGCTTCTTTCAGCTACTGTGCTCTATAACCGTAAATGGAAGAAAGTAGCAATGAGAAAACTGATAGGCTTGGTGCAGATTTTATATGCTTCATCCCTACTTCTTGATCTCATTTTAGTGAAGCAGATAAATGTAAAATTGGGAATTTCCAATGAGGCGTTCACTTTTTGTTTCTCTGGTTTGGCCGAAATTTTGGCACAGTTTAAGCTCCTTCCATTTTCAGTGTTATTTGCAACTTTATGTCCCAAGGGTTGTGAAGGATCTCTCACCTCTTTCCTTGCATCAGCTTTGTGTCTATCATCAATAGTTAGTGGGTTCTTGGGTATTGGGTTGGCATCTCTCCTTGGCATTACGTCGGGTGATTTCTCAGGCTTGACTACTGGAATTCTTCTACAGTTTGTCGCAGCTTTAGTACCTTTAAGATGGATTCACTGTATACCGATGTCACAGCCTGTTGTCAAGAAGCAAAGGAGAGGTATGAGCCGAAAAGCTCGGAGAAACAGAAGAGTTGGAAAGGTTGTTCTCAGTTCTATTTACGCATACCGGAGGGAAAGAGGACGAGAGACATGGAAGTAA